A window of the Canis lupus baileyi chromosome 8, mCanLup2.hap1, whole genome shotgun sequence genome harbors these coding sequences:
- the SH2B2 gene encoding SH2B adapter protein 2 isoform X3, producing the protein MNGAAPGPAAAAAAAAAAPVPDWRQFCELHAQAAAVDFAHKFCRFLRDNPAYDTPDAGASFSRHFAANFLDVFGEEVRRVLVAAPAPARMEPAALKAAAYGHSRSSEDVSTQAAAKARVRKGFSLRNMSLCVVDGVRDMWHRRASPEPDAGAAPRAAEPPAEPRDKWTRRLRLSRTLAAKVELVDIQREGALRFMVADDAAAGAGGAAQWQKCRLLLRRAVAGERFRLEFFVPPKASRPKVSIPLSAIIEVRTTMPLEMPEKDNTFVLKVENGAEYILETIDSLQKHSWVADIQGCVDPGDSEEDAELSCAQGGCLASRVASCSCELLTDAGDQPRPPETMAAVVTAPHSRARDGIGESLVHVPLETFLETLESPGGSGRDSSNTGEEGAEPEPEAEPELELSDYPWFHGTLSRVRAAQLVLAGGPRSHGLFVIRQSETRPGEYVLTFNFQGKAKHLRLSLNGHGQCHVQHLWFQSVLDMLRHFHTHPIPLESGGSADITLRSYVRAQGPPPAPGPSAAPAPPACWSEPAGQHYFSSLAAAACPPASPSEAAGASSSSASSSSAASAPAAPRPADGALSARSRSNSAERLLEAGPGGAEEPPEAAAGDGARGRARAVENQYSFY; encoded by the exons ATGAATGgtgccgcccccggccccgccgccgccgccgccgccgccgccgccgccccggtcCCCGACTGGCGGCAGTTCTGCGAGCTGCACGCGCAGGCGGCCGCCGTGGACTTCGCGCACAAGTTCTGCCGCTTCCTGCGGGACAACCCGGCCTACGACACGCCCGACGCCGGCGCCTCCTTCTCCCGCCACTTCGCCGCCAACTTCCTGGACGTGTTCGGCGAGGAGGTGCGCCGCGTGCTGgtggccgcccccgcccccgcccgcatGGAGCCCGCCGCGCTCAAGGCCGCCGCCTACGGCCACTCGCGGAGCTCGGAGGACGTGTCCACGCAGGCGGCGGCCAAGGCCCGCGTCCGCAAGGGCTTCTCGCTGCGCAACATGAGCCTGTGCGTGGTGGACGGCGTGCGCGACATGTGGCACCGGCGCGCCTCGCCCGAGCCCGACGCGGGCGCCGCCCCGAGGGCCGCCGAGCCCCCCGCCGAGCCTCGCGACAAGTGGACGCGGCGCCTGCGGCTGTCGCGGACGCTGGCGGCCAAGGTGGAGCTGGTGGACATCCAGCGCGAGGGCGCGCTGCGCTTCATGGTGGCCGACGacgcggcggcgggcgcgggcggcgcggcccAGTGGCAGAAGTGCCGCTTGCTCCTCCGCAGGGCCGTGGCCGGCGAGCGCTTCCGACTCGAGTTCTTCGTGCCGCCCAAG GCCTCGAGACCCAAAGTCAGCATCCCTCTCTCGGCCATCATTGAGGTCCGCACCACTATGCCCCTGGAGATGCCAGAGAAAGACAACACGTTTGTGCTTAAG GTCGAGAATGGAGCTGAGTATATCCTGGAGACCATCGACTCACTGCAGAAGCACTCGTGGGTGGCTGACATCCAGGGCTGTGTGGACCCCGG GGACAGTGAGGAAGACGCTGAGCTCTCCTGTGCCCAGGGAGGCTGTCTGGCCAGTCGAGTGGCCTCCTGCAGCTGTGAGCTCCTGACGGATG CAGGGGACCAGCCCCGGCCCCCAGAGACCATGGCAGCCGTGGTGACAGCTCCACACAGCCGAGCTCGAGATGGCATTGGGGAATCCCTGGTCCACGTCCCACTGGAGAccttcctggagaccctggaaTCCCCAGGTGGCAGCGGCAGAGACAGCAGTAACACAG gggaagagggagcagagccggaaCCCGAGGCCGAGCCTGAGCTGGAGCTCTCCGACTACCCCTGGTTCCACGGGACCTTGTCACGGGTCAGGGCAGCTCAGCTGGTGCTAGCAGGCGGGCCCCGGAGCCACGGCCTCTTCGTGATCCGTCAGAGTGAGACTCGGCCTGGGGAGTACGTGCTGACCTTCAACTTCCAGGGCAAGGCCAAG CACCTGCGCCTGTCCTTGAACGGCCACGGGCAGTGCCACGTCCAGCACCTGTGGTTCCAGTCTGTGCTGGACATGCTGCGCCACTTCCACACCCACCCGATCCCCCTGGAGTCCGGGGGCTCTGCAGATATCACCCTGCGCAGCTATGTGCGTGCCCAGGGCCCCCCACCCG ccccggggccctcggccgcgcccgcgccccccgcctgCTGGAGCGAGCCGGCCGGCCAGCACTACTTCTCCAGCCTGGCCGCCGCCGCCTGCCCGCCCGCCTCGCCGTCGGAAGCGGCGGGCGCGTCGTCCTCGTCCGCCTCGTCGTCCTCGGCCGCGTCcgcgcccgcagccccgcgccccgccgacGGCGCCCTGAGCGCGCGCAGCCGCAGCAACAGCGCCGAGCGCCTCCTGGAGGCGGGGCCCGGCGGCGCCGAGGAGCCCcccgaggcggcggcgggggacggggcgcggggccgcgcgCGCGCCGTGGAGAACCAGTACTCGTTCTActag